Proteins encoded in a region of the Elaeis guineensis isolate ETL-2024a chromosome 7, EG11, whole genome shotgun sequence genome:
- the LOC105047960 gene encoding tetraspanin-2: MGVSNNITAVLNFVGLLCSVPIIGAGIWLASKQDNECVQLARWPIIILGVLILLVSLAGFVGAYWNRQGLLAAYLFCMAVLIVLLLIFLVFAFVVTRPDGSYPVPGRAYSEYRLSGFSSWLRDHVTDSDHWDQIRSCLSASDVCQKLGHDQPYLTADQYFQTHLSPLQSGCCKPPTVCGYAYVNPTVWINPSNAMADTDCSIWSNEQSQLCYACTSCKAGLLGNLRQEWRKANIVLIVTAVALIWVYIIGCSAFKNAQTEELFRRYKQGFA; the protein is encoded by the exons ATGGGGGTGAGCAACAACATAACGGCGGTGCTCAACTTCGTGGGGCTGCTGTGCTCGGTGCCGATCATCGGCGCGGGGATCTGGCTGGCCTCGAAGCAGGACAACGAGTGCGTCCAGTTGGCCCGGTGGCCGATCATCATCCTGGGGGTCCTCATCCTCCTGGTCTCCCTCGCCGGCTTCGTGGGTGCCTACTGGAACCGCCAGGGCCTCCTCGCCGCCTACCTCTTCTGCATGGCCGTCCTCATCGTCCTCCTCCTCATCTTCCTCGTCTTCGCCTTCGTCGTCACCCGCCCCGACGGCTCCTACCCCGTCCCCGGCCGCGCCTACAGCGAGTACCGCCTCTCCGGCTTCTCCTCCTGGCTCCGCGACCACGTCACCGATTCCGACCACTGGGACCAGATCCGCTCCTGCCTCAGCGCCTCCGACGTGTGCCAGAAGCTGGGCCATGACCAGCCCTACCTGACCGCCGACCAGTACTTCCAAACCCATCTCTCCCCTCTCCAG TCCGGGTGCTGCAAGCCACCGACGGTGTGTGGGTACGCGTACGTGAATCCGACGGTGTGGATAAACCCGAGCAACGCGATGGCGGACACGGATTGCTCGATCTGGAGCAACGAGCAGAGCCAGCTGTGCTACGCGTGCACCTCCTGCAAGGCGGGCCTGCTGGGCAACCTCCGGCAGGAGTGGAGGAAGGCGAATATCGTCCTCATCGTCACCGCCGTCGCTCTCATCTGGGTCTACATCATCGGCTGCAGCGCCTTCAAGAACGCCCAGACCGAGGAACTCTTCCGCCGCTACAAGCAGGGATTCGCTTAG